The Brachyhypopomus gauderio isolate BG-103 chromosome 1, BGAUD_0.2, whole genome shotgun sequence genome includes the window gcggaccggctgctctctgtggtgggggtggtgtggatccgggcttggatgtggtggtggggggggttgccgccctggtctccccgggtcgaccgctccctgccttgagctgggggggcagtgaagttcggcagctagcaagctggctctcctcttccagaggaccctttcctctggacctaagcattcccacccccccccccccaccccccccccccccccccccccccccacacacacacacacacacacacacatccttgctcatttaggattctggggacaggcaggtacccagaggttgacgaggtgggcctgctgccatggttcacccgtctcctcaccactgtctgtccctcagtttttactgcactttagacattgagggcctttgaggggacggtgtggacatgcactcacgtttgtcctagcacctgtcccctcaattttaactgcaccatagtatcacacactacgacacatgcatatacaccaacacctacacacaacactgggggtggaggggtgggaaggccttccttcacccgcttcctgctccctgccggggcgggggggggggggggggttgctggcacgggactgggctggtggcttcctaggaccgctaccggtccttgctggtccagccatttgcccctgccgcagagggtgtgctagtctggataagtgtgtgtctctgtccttgttttcttcttgtttctgaatgggtggatgaatgagtgcgtgttggagggaggggacatatggccaggtttggaggtgtgagggtgaatttgagtgtatgtgtgtgtgtgtgtgggggtgggtgtgtacatggtgggggtgtataggggcgaatgtagggtgggtttggttatgtgggtgaggacagctggttctgggtcggggctggtcgtgcccggttcactcatggacactcccctgagactactgcaccactccagagggggggcgccttggagctccggagtccggcttggccccccggcgtaggggcggttggcccgctcccctgggcggtggtggtatggggcggccgggtgctcctcggcgggaggtgggccctgccgggtggtgggtggctttccgggcgcgtggcgccgtggttttgccgctggcccctggggggggggcatcctgggggggaggcgctttgttccctctggttcccctggacctgcgctccttgactggtggggcgctgtccggggtctctctctcccgcctgcgggggcgggcgggtgagggtttctgggaagtgcggctctggtactccaccgctctgtggggggccgtgggcgggtgggattcccgggtctctctccacccgcctctggcctctggggaaatgctgtcgcagctacccacccttgctggtaagtacattccatacatctatcctatgttgcacttctaggttgcacataaacacacacccatacatcgcactcatctgcactatatgtatttggtttactttctgtacttctttgcagtggtcatttgagctggttgcgtgttttattttattaatattattattattattattattttattattattatttttttcttcttttctttttcttctcctttcttctcctacctctgtcttttccctttttattatttctctccccctcttttcttggtccacctaaccccaataattatcactttgcatattgttatcactatatattgttatcactacactatatattatacagaattgttataattgccatttaaatctgtacataaaaacaaagttgtcctccaaagatgggggggtggaggtgggccaaaaaaaaaaaaaaaaaaaaaaaaaaaagactagaAATATAATGTGACCAGCTAGTGCATAAGGTATCTTTATGCTTGCAAAGTGTGAGACCAGCATGGAGACGCCGTGATTCCCTGTAGCGTGttctagtgatgggcaaatgaagcctcttgaagcaatgaagctttccaaccctttgctttgcaaaaaggttcattactcgaggcttcattcatcactcactagtgacatctgctggtgaaactgtaacagcctcgtcattcagttggatcatactttcaaaaatgttaaaaatggaatattgtcacaaagtttccatcaaactcatgtttagtaacaggagaatcaattaaatcatacttaattgccatgttttaattattaaaatgatttgtagccaatctaatccttgaccattagtggttgtgttgggttttcttgtatgtcatgaacgtatttgacaatgaagatatgttgtactttactatattgggaattgagtggttgttgaggaagactgaatattttgagttagaaactgatttaaaaaaaacaaaatgtgttttaaataattgcttcttgggggttctagatctggtttggtagtcatggcctggtggttagggaagggaagtggttagggaactggtcttgtaaccggagggtcgtgggttcgattcccagacctgaggccatgactgaggcgccccttaaccctcaattgttcacttatataaaaatgagataaaatgtaagtcgctctggataagggcgtctgccaaatgtaaaatgtttttaacattacaaataaggtttgcctcttccaatggtttttagtctgtttttgatgtgtgaatctgatgtacatcctgatcaaacaaaaagaatttagaacattccagattttaaatttaaccaccttctacaacacgaagcaacagggttcatagcgcttttattttgaaaaacgatacgcaaaatgaagcaatgacgtggccgatgtaatgcgaggcctcgtttgttgctgatcacgtgattttgctcaatctaacacaagctccaaagcggggcttcatcggacacgcccctttttactcggtacacgcttcgaagtagcttcagatgtcccatcactagcGTGTTCCTTGTTTGGAAGCAGAGCTGAGGTGGTGTGCGGTGCCGCGACCGTGTTTACTGTACAGCCCGGGACGTATGGTGATCCCTTGAAGGTATAATGCGATGTATAACTGTCTGATATTTCTTGCCTATGGTGTTTTAAATTCGGCATATTAGTGACATGATTCCTTATTTTCTTTGTTTAACCAGGTTAATGCAAGCGACTAGCCTTTGATTGATGCTGGCCACTTTGTAACACAGATTATACAGTGCTTGGGTTGCCAGTTGCTTTTCCTTGTATTCTTTtgcttttattctttttttctctctccgtATCGATATGTTCCCTTCGTGTTGCTGTGGTTTTATGATTATACTCGTGTCTGTTTTTTATGATTAAAGGTGGGTGCCATGTGTTGGGTCAACAGTGTGGAGTTGGGATATTGATACTTTGGGTATCCATTAGTGTGACTTGCAGTGCAATATAGTATATCTCTGGTTTTAAACTTCTTCACGCGTGATAACTTGCCGTGCAATATAGTAAGATCGTGGTGTGCAATAGGGgatctttttgtgttttttttttttacttcacgTGTGATAAGGATACCGTAAGGGGACTCCCAACCCCACCACTGTGCCCAGCAAGGTAGCTGTTTTATTTATCTTTCTGAGTTAAACCCATACGATCACTGACAACTTCTGGAACAATTAATAAACTGTCCGCTTTGTATGATTCTAAATCTGTGTGGCTTGAGATTGTTAACTCACACGGAGCTTCCCCTCGCTCCAGGTATAAACTAAGGGGTGGCGTAGTCTGGTATCAGCTAACTCTTAGACGCCACACATAAGCTGCAATTTAACGAGCAAAATTCAATACAAAATTCTATACTTTGCCCAGTTATGATATATCAGTATTTGGTCGTCTGCTAGTGGACAAACATTAGAACTACCGGAAATTTAATCATAAATGGAAAACTGAATCAAATTGGGGTAAAATATAGAAGCAGGTTCTACACTGCACAGTTAACTACACTGCACGCAATCACAGGACTTTATTTTCCCAAACCCTAGAAATGCAGAGAAGTCCGCAACTATgtggaaagaaagagaaaggtgtgtgtgtgtgtgtgtgtgtgtgtgtgagagagagaggttttgttctccagttgtgtgtgtagaggagtgtgtttcCATGGAGACTCAGGTGTTGCTCCAGTACACAGGAGGTTAttctagctcacacacacacacactgaggagtcAGAATCCCAAACCCAAACCCTGCATAGAGGGGCTCAGTGAATGTGGAGTGGAGTGTCCCAGATAGCAAAATGCATTCGGCCTGGATCTGGGCAGGAACTGTCATAAAATCCGGGCCAGGTCCGTAAAACGGACCTGGGCCTTCGTCCAAACGCACAACGGTCCAGTCTCAGTATGTATCTGGCGTACGGACTCAGAATGACACCGGACTGGCACCACGCCAGATCTTTGTAGTTTTTGTGTTCCTTCGGCCAAAATGCGGCTCAGATCCACTTACCGCTTACTATCCGCCGACCGGCTCCGGATCAGCTGTGATTCAGCTGCGCGTTTATAACGGTGTGCTTACTACTATAATGCAGTCCTGGCGACGCCCTGCTCTGCAGTCTATTGAGGTTCCACTGCTTTAATACACGCATGTAAATGGCTGAAACGGCTGTTTAATTAACTAATTACTTGAATCAGGTTTGCTGACAGAAGAAACAGCAATATATGAAGGGCAAAAGACAGGAAAAAGCTATCAAGCTATCTTACCTTTCTAGTTCTagtaaaatataatataatgctTTCCCTACTAGTTTACACTTATTAATTCAATACTTtacacaattacattttaaaatatgtagAAAATAATTTCCATACTAGATTCTAAAATACAAACACAATACTTTAACTAAACTTACTATGGAAAGTAATGTTTATTTTAGTATGTTTTAAAATATGAACTATATCaatgttaaatatttttcaacCAAATTGAAATGCAATgcaatatttatttaattagttttaaaacattaaaaattcTGAATAAATGTAATCAGTCAAtaattttttatttgtattatttatAGTTCTGTCCTTTCACTTCCACAATttgaataaaaacaaataaacaataaataaaacattcttttttttaccaaatttattttttgtaaaacTCACATACATATCTGTGTAATATTCTGGTATGACTGTGTATAAACACCACCACAGGACATTCTCACTGCTTGTTGCGTTCTTGCCGTCCACCCCCTCGGTCACAGGACAAGTTGAACCATCTGATGGCATGCCGAGTTATTTCAGTGTCTGTTGCTCCTGCAGAAGTTGGACATTTCCGAACAGAacctaaacacaaacacaaattaaTGAGAAAGCAGTGCTGGACAACAGAATATTAACCACAGCTAAtacaacaaaaagaaaaaggaaggAGTTAAAAATAAATTGTTGAAAAAAAAGTGAGAGTAGACAGGCCAGCACATATTACTAGACTATTCACGTTTACATGCAATTAATAATTTGGTAacacattttaacatttaacatgtgATTTGGTACATCTGTTTTCAACGTGGAATCCCTACAAAACAACATTTTCTATAGATCAAATGGCAAACCCTGTTAAACGATGCACAGAATAATCTGCAACTTGCAGCAGTACACTGAACAAAAACTCATGCTCTAACAAGCAGAAGCAGGATGTGTAATTCTGCAGCTGAAAGACAATACAAATCCAGAAAAAAGTCTTCACACTAATTTCCACAATGTTTAAATAAAGTTCATGCCTTTCAGCTTTAGGGCCCAAAACAAGCTAAAGTTGAATATGGCTGCATTTTAGGCTTGGTGAAGCATGACCAGAGAACACGAATAGTTCACCTGAGCAAGAGATTGGGCCACTATGCTGTCCAACTCTGAATTGTGGCCTGAAAACACATTTCTCTTCTGTTCCCATCCCTCTGGGACAAGTAAGCAAGGAGGATGCAGACGCATTTCTGCCATCAAAAAGGTCCTGAGAATTGGCACCTAAACAAAAAATGCATACAGGAAAAATAACACACAGAAGAATCTAGAATCATCTAGAATCACTGTCTGATACCAATCTATACATGTGAAATCTTTATATGTATACTGTGTTTGTGAAAATCGATATAGTAGTAGGTTTCAGAAGTATAATATTCCTGCCACACAAAGTGTCCTTTGTTATAAGAATTTTGACCAGTGACTATGTAGCAAGCTGAAGAGGGGTTTACTTAAGGTGGTTCATAAAATTTTAGCAAGTAGTTGCTATGGTGCCCAATGTGAAAATTATTAGTTGATTGCTATAATGGTTCAGGTATCTGGTGGGACGTTACAAAGTTGTTGCTATGTGTTTGGTGATTCCTATGCCGAACAGAAAGATCCCAAGAACATTTAGATGTATACTAGCTGTATACCAGCTCTTACCTGGAATAACTTGTGTTCCTTCATGTTCATTGTTGCAGATCTGTGAATTGTTCCCATCATATGGAGAATGAGGAAAAGAAGTAATGCCTAATATTAGAAAAGAGAGAAGCCCGAGATGAAATACAAAAGAGACAAGTCTCTGAATACAGGTTGCCAAGTTGACATTTTTAGTTGTTAGAAATGCTCTCCCTGGACAGCACATCATTATCATGTGAGTGATTTTTTTACCATGTGCAGTTTTACCTGGCTTATGATTgaggacaaaaggatcaaaggGCCTGGAAGGAACAGACCAGCTAAGATCAGCAAATCTTTTGTCTTGGTTTTGTCCCTGGGGGTTGGCAGCTAAAAGTGGAGACATACATTTAGAGACACTAATATGCACAGATTTGCACCTAAAAttaacatagaaaactcatcaTGTTTAACTGCCTCAAACAGAAAAGAGGAAAGCTAAAGTGTTTGGGGTATGACCATTAGTACCAGTGTCAGTACAGTCCATATTTTATAAAACACAATTTTAAATGAGTGTGCATTGCTCATAACCTGGAATACTACAACGTCTACTAAATGAGGCCCCAACTCTTTTGAGTGACACAACACTTACCAGAAAACATTTCTGGGTTTGAGTATTCAGTATTATAGCCTTGGCTGCAGATCTGTGAACTATTTCCTGAAAACAGAAATAAGAAGGGAATATGTAGTAAATAAATAATGCCTGACATTAACAAGAAAGACAGAAATCAGAGGAAATACAGTGTGCCTCTGTATGATAATAATCCAGATACTCTCCATTCCCCCTTTTGTAAAACTAACAATAAGCGTTGTTGGCCCTCGCATAACAAACTATGTGCAATTTTACCTGGATCCTGATTCGGGATGCGAGATAGAAAGGGCTTGGAAGCAACAGACCTGCTTACTTCATTGATCGGTCCCTGGGGTTTAGCAGCTAAAACCAAACAGATACAAATGCATGCAATTACACAGCAGTAAACATT containing:
- the LOC143525682 gene encoding uncharacterized protein LOC143525682 isoform X3, with translation MMTYFPVKYCGVLFIEENTVNVIPSKWFQDGESWWPNYPTDQRINKAIKNCEEPGPGWKKFTARIICEKDDLTDAKRKIKQYLDTDIAGLQSEDEGSQKRRKIKKKYLNESDSDSDMSGNEGRTSVRKVNFRLPHIPQPFPPTITDISAKPQGPINEVSRSVASKPFLSRIPNQDPGNSSQICSQGYNTEYSNPEMFSAANPQGQNQDKRFADLSWSVPSRPFDPFVLNHKPGITSFPHSPYDGNNSQICNNEHEGTQVIPGANSQDLFDGRNASASSLLTCPRGMGTEEKCVFRPQFRVGQHSGPISCSGSVRKCPTSAGATDTEITRHAIRWFNLSCDRGGGRQERNKQ
- the LOC143525682 gene encoding uncharacterized protein LOC143525682 isoform X2: MMTYFPVKKYCGVLFIEENTVNVIPSKWFQDGESWWPNYPTDQRINKAIKNCEEPGPGWKKFTARIICEKDDLTDAKRKIKQYLDTDIAGLQSEDEGSQKRRKIKKKYLNESDSDSDMSGNEGRTSVRKVNFRLPHIPQPFPPTITDISAKPQGPINEVSRSVASKPFLSRIPNQDPGNSSQICSQGYNTEYSNPEMFSAANPQGQNQDKRFADLSWSVPSRPFDPFVLNHKPGITSFPHSPYDGNNSQICNNEHEGTQVIPGANSQDLFDGRNASASSLLTCPRGMGTEEKCVFRPQFRVGQHSGPISCSGSVRKCPTSAGATDTEITRHAIRWFNLSCDRGGGRQERNKQ